Proteins from one Ranitomeya variabilis isolate aRanVar5 chromosome 1, aRanVar5.hap1, whole genome shotgun sequence genomic window:
- the RMI1 gene encoding recQ-mediated genome instability protein 1 isoform X1 yields the protein MSACANRVRTWLSSTWHIKVPDPWLEACIGWIQEENGGSSLSQAVINKQVFEQWLLTDLRDLEQQVLPAGVLDSLKSELSGFYAIQIDSLVDVSQPAYSQLQKLRGRENANDQVTATTQATQHSWESKPSRMLMLQLTDGVQNLQGMEYQTVQVLHAGLPPGTKILLQGTISCRLGVLLLKSENVKVLGGEVEALVAEYAQDKVLSRLIGMEEDAVPQRTPVQNQVTSRPQEAIVEALDLTDEDLLAGLGENEEFSINNNTVPDSGYYSRSENSSHSSRISYVDRQRTQVSNIGRAHVTASNEPIPASNTMDEAYDLDDDLFLEEEIQRELEEMAMGQDEITIRSSPEIVASTAITSSTPLTNQTSIPEVVPSQLDLPPFTYLSTVLSYPSATVQCVKLKAFIVTLNGNLASSSGSWSIKAKISDGTGYLDVEFSNEVLTKLIGFSVPEMKRLKRDSSQQHKLLGGLQKCQTFLTDFCGIMTISYNPTTSEAGVLTLQDVTEEMSVSLRRRLNT from the coding sequence ATGAGTGCCTGTGCTAATAGAGTGAGGACATGGCTGTCATCAACCTGGCATATTAAAGTTCCAGATCCTTGGTTAGAAGCTTGCATTGGCTGGATTCAGGAAGAAAATGGAGGTTCATCTCTGTCTCAGGCTGTCATCAATAAACAAGTTTTTGAACAATGGCTACTTACTGATCTAAGAGACTTGGAACAGCAAGTTCTGCCGGCAGGTGTCTTGGATTCCCTAAAATCTGAACTAAGTGGGTTTTATGCAATACAGATAGATTCTTTGGTTGACGTCAGTCAGCCTGCATACTCTCAACTGCAGAAATTGAGAGGAAGGGAAAATGCAAATGATCAGGTTACAGCTACAACACAAGCGACTCAACATTCCTGGGAGTCAAAACCATCCCGAATGCTCATGCTACAGTTAACGGATGGCGTTCAGAACCTTCAGGGAATGGAGTACCAAACTGTACAAGTGCTTCATGCTGGACTTCCACCAGGAACAAAAATCCTGTTACAGGGTACTATATCTTGCCGTCTAGGTGTACTTCTCCTTAAATCCGAAAATGTGAAAGTTCTTGGAGGTGAAGTGGAAGCTCTGGTGGCAGAATATGCACAAGATAAAGTTCTTTCAAGACTGATTGGTATGGAAGAAGATGCTGTACCCCAACGAACACCAGTGCAAAATCAAGTTACATCAAGGCCACAAGAGGCAATTGTGGAAGCATTAGACTTAACAGATGAAGATCTTCTAGCAGGTCTTGGTGAGAATGAGGAATTCTCAATCAATAATAATACAGTTCCTGACAGTGGCTATTACAGTAGATCTGAAAATTCAAGTCACAGTTCAAGGATCTCCTATGTGGATCGCCAACGGACACAAGTATCCAATATTGGTCGCGCACATGTCACAGCTTCCAATGAACCCATTCCTGCTTCAAATACCATGGACGAGGCTTATGATTTAGATGATGATTTATTTTTAGAGGAAGAAATTCAGAGGGAATTAGAAGAGATGGcaatggggcaagatgagatcacgATCCGTTCATCTCCAGAAATAGTTGCTTCTACAGCAATTACTTCTAGTACTCCATTGACTAATCAAACATCAATACCTGAAGTAGTCCCTAGTCAACTAGATCTTCCCCCATTTACCTACTTATCAACTGTACTGTCTTACCCAAGTGCTACTGTCCAATGTGTAAAGTTAAAGGCCTTTATTGTGACTTTAAATGGAAATCTTGCCAGCAGTAGTGGCAGCTGGAGTATAAAAGCCAAGATATCTGATGGCACTGGATACTTAGATGTTGAGTTTAGCAATGAAGTTCTCACCAAACTTATAggcttttcagtgcctgaaatgaaAAGGCTTAAACGGGATTCTAGCCAGCAGCATAAACTGTTAGGTGGCCTTCAGAAGTGTCAGACGTTCCTGACTGATTTCTGTGGGATAATGACCATCTCCTACAACCCTACAACATCTGAAGCAGGTGTGCTCACTTTACAGGATGTCACTGAAGAAATGAGTGTAAGTTTGAGGAGAAGGCTAAATACATAA